Proteins encoded together in one Kitasatospora albolonga window:
- a CDS encoding ribonucleoside-diphosphate reductase subunit alpha codes for MTIAPADPVSATESAASTTSGAGTTDGPGTALLRTLTDLTVDLPDTDPGRVAASALRGRNARSDEAELRSLATEAAAGLISEDPAYSKLAARLLTRTIADEAASQGATHFSASVAVGHREGLIADRTAAFVELHAKALDELVERTLAEGADDRFGYFGLRTLHSRYLLRHPITRQVIETPQHFMLRVAAGLAEDESARALEEVAALYGLMSKLDYLPSSPTLFNSGTRHPQMSSCYLLDSPKDELDSIYDRYHQVARLSKHAGGIGLSYSRIRARGSLIRGTNGHSNGIVPFLKTLDASVAAVNQGGRRKGAAAVYLETWHADIEEFLELRDNTGEDQRRTHNLNLAHWIPDEFMRRVDADTEWSLFSPAEVPELVDLWGDEFDAAYRAAEAKGLARKTMPARELYGRMMRTLAQTGQGWMTFKDASNRTANQTAEPGRVVHSSNLCTEILEVTNDGETAVCNLGSVNLGAFVANGSIDWDRLDSTVRTAVTFLDRVVDINFYPTEQAGNSNSRWRPVGLGAMGLQDVFFQLRLPFDSPEARALSTKISERIMLAAYEASCDLAERSGPLPAWSETRAARGVLHPDHYDTELNWPERWDALRARVAKTGMRNSLLLAIAPTATIASIAGVYECIEPQVSNLFKRETLSGEFLQVNGYLVDELKKLGVWDARTREALREASGSVQGFAWIPEDVRALYRTAWEIPQRGLIDMAAARTPFLDQSQSLNLFLETPTIGKLSSMYAYAWKQGLKTTYYLRSRPATRIARAASGAASAAAPIPVQQATAPDADAIACSLENPESCEACQ; via the coding sequence GTGACCATCGCGCCCGCCGATCCGGTTTCAGCCACCGAATCCGCTGCCTCCACCACGTCCGGAGCAGGCACGACCGACGGACCCGGGACCGCCCTGCTGCGGACCCTGACCGACCTCACCGTCGATCTGCCCGACACCGACCCCGGACGGGTCGCCGCCTCCGCGCTGCGCGGGCGCAACGCCCGCTCCGACGAGGCCGAGCTGCGCTCGCTGGCCACCGAGGCGGCCGCGGGCCTGATCTCCGAGGACCCGGCGTACTCCAAACTCGCCGCCCGGCTGCTGACCCGTACGATCGCCGACGAGGCCGCGAGCCAGGGCGCGACGCATTTCTCCGCCTCGGTCGCGGTGGGCCACCGCGAGGGCCTGATCGCCGACCGCACCGCCGCTTTCGTGGAGCTGCACGCAAAGGCGCTGGACGAGCTGGTGGAGCGGACGCTGGCCGAGGGCGCGGACGACCGCTTCGGCTACTTCGGTCTCCGTACGCTGCACAGCCGTTACCTGCTGCGCCACCCGATCACCCGTCAGGTCATCGAGACCCCGCAGCACTTCATGCTGCGCGTGGCCGCCGGTCTGGCCGAGGACGAGTCGGCGCGGGCACTGGAGGAGGTCGCCGCGCTCTACGGGCTGATGAGCAAGCTGGACTACCTCCCCTCCTCCCCCACGCTCTTCAACTCCGGCACCCGGCACCCGCAGATGTCCTCCTGCTACCTGCTGGACTCGCCCAAGGACGAGCTGGACTCGATCTACGACCGCTACCACCAGGTGGCGCGCCTCTCGAAGCACGCGGGCGGTATCGGCCTCTCCTACTCCCGTATCCGCGCCCGGGGTTCGCTGATCCGGGGCACCAACGGGCACTCCAACGGCATCGTGCCGTTCCTCAAGACGCTGGACGCCTCGGTGGCGGCGGTGAACCAGGGCGGTCGGCGCAAGGGCGCGGCGGCGGTCTACCTGGAGACCTGGCACGCGGACATCGAGGAGTTCCTGGAGCTCCGCGACAACACGGGTGAGGACCAGCGGCGTACGCACAACCTGAATCTGGCGCACTGGATTCCGGACGAGTTCATGCGCCGGGTCGACGCGGACACCGAGTGGTCGCTGTTCTCCCCCGCCGAGGTCCCCGAGCTGGTCGACCTGTGGGGCGACGAGTTCGACGCCGCCTACCGCGCGGCCGAGGCCAAGGGCCTGGCCCGCAAGACGATGCCGGCGCGTGAGCTGTACGGCCGGATGATGCGGACCCTCGCGCAGACCGGCCAGGGCTGGATGACGTTCAAGGACGCCTCCAACCGGACCGCGAACCAGACCGCCGAGCCGGGCCGGGTCGTGCACTCGTCGAACCTGTGCACGGAGATCCTTGAGGTCACCAACGACGGCGAGACGGCCGTCTGCAACCTGGGCTCGGTCAACCTGGGCGCGTTCGTGGCGAACGGCTCGATCGACTGGGACCGCCTGGACTCCACGGTCCGCACCGCGGTCACCTTCCTCGACCGGGTGGTGGACATCAACTTCTACCCGACCGAGCAGGCCGGGAACTCCAACTCCCGCTGGCGGCCGGTCGGCCTGGGCGCGATGGGCCTCCAGGACGTCTTCTTCCAGCTGCGCCTGCCCTTCGACTCGCCCGAGGCGCGCGCGCTCTCCACGAAGATCTCCGAGCGGATCATGCTCGCCGCGTACGAGGCGTCCTGCGACCTCGCCGAGCGTTCGGGCCCGCTGCCCGCGTGGTCGGAGACGCGGGCGGCGCGCGGTGTGCTGCACCCCGACCACTACGACACCGAGCTGAACTGGCCGGAGCGCTGGGACGCGCTGCGCGCCCGGGTCGCGAAGACCGGTATGCGCAACTCGCTGCTGCTCGCCATCGCGCCGACCGCCACGATCGCCTCGATCGCCGGTGTGTACGAGTGCATCGAGCCGCAGGTCTCCAACCTGTTCAAGCGCGAGACGCTCAGCGGTGAGTTCCTCCAGGTCAACGGCTACCTGGTGGACGAGCTGAAGAAGCTCGGCGTGTGGGACGCCCGTACCCGTGAGGCACTGCGCGAGGCCAGCGGCTCGGTGCAGGGCTTCGCCTGGATTCCCGAGGACGTGCGGGCGCTGTACCGCACGGCGTGGGAGATCCCGCAGCGCGGCCTGATCGACATGGCGGCGGCCCGTACGCCGTTCCTCGACCAGAGCCAGTCGCTCAACCTGTTCCTGGAGACGCCGACGATCGGCAAGCTCTCCTCGATGTACGCGTACGCCTGGAAGCAGGGGCTGAAGACGACGTACTACCTCCGTTCGCGCCCGGCGACCCGGATCGCCCGTGCCGCCTCCGGAGCCGCGTCGGCCGCCGCCCCCATTCCCGTACAGCAGGCGACGGCTCCCGACGCGGACGCCATCGCCTGCTCCCTGGAAAACCCTGAGTCCTGCGAGGCATGCCAGTAA
- a CDS encoding helix-turn-helix transcriptional regulator gives MFQVLGLDARTELVYRLVLEEPELRLDQIVARLGRSEQDVRDALDRLAELCLLDNRDDRSTDGDPPVFRALDPAASLPFLLSRREAELARQQRGLEVARDAVSALTAHRGRGERRGFDVIKRLEGLDAVRERLTELAELARTECLSLLPGGAQAPDTLAASKPLDQQALERGVRIRSIYQDSFRNDPDTLRYVNWIGGLGAESRTLPTLPLIMVVVDSEVALVPLDPENGRAGALELRSKGAVLVARLLFERLWAAATPLGARPPVDSDGLTPQEGELLSLLAQGHTDATAARRLGVSLRTVRRMNAELTARMDARSRFQAGAEAARRGWI, from the coding sequence ATGTTTCAGGTACTGGGGTTGGACGCGCGGACGGAGCTCGTGTACCGGCTCGTCCTGGAGGAACCGGAGCTGCGGCTCGACCAGATCGTCGCGCGGCTGGGCCGCAGCGAGCAGGACGTGCGCGACGCCCTGGACCGGCTCGCCGAACTCTGCCTGCTGGACAACCGCGACGACCGCTCCACCGACGGTGACCCGCCGGTCTTCCGCGCCCTGGACCCGGCCGCCAGCCTGCCGTTCCTGCTCTCCCGGCGGGAGGCGGAACTGGCGCGCCAGCAACGGGGCCTGGAGGTCGCCCGGGACGCGGTCTCCGCGCTCACGGCCCATCGCGGCCGGGGAGAGCGGCGCGGGTTCGACGTCATCAAGCGGCTGGAGGGGCTCGACGCCGTACGGGAACGGCTCACCGAACTCGCCGAGCTGGCCAGGACCGAGTGCCTCTCCCTGCTGCCCGGCGGAGCGCAGGCCCCCGACACCCTGGCGGCCAGCAAGCCGCTCGACCAGCAGGCCCTGGAGCGGGGCGTCCGTATCCGCTCGATCTACCAGGACAGCTTCCGCAACGACCCGGACACCCTGCGGTACGTGAACTGGATCGGCGGACTGGGCGCCGAGAGCCGTACGTTACCCACTCTGCCGCTCATCATGGTCGTGGTCGACAGCGAGGTGGCCCTCGTCCCGCTCGACCCCGAGAACGGCCGGGCCGGCGCGCTGGAGCTGCGCAGCAAGGGGGCCGTCCTGGTCGCCCGGCTGCTGTTCGAGAGGCTCTGGGCCGCCGCCACCCCGCTCGGCGCCCGGCCGCCCGTGGACAGCGACGGACTGACCCCGCAGGAGGGCGAGCTGCTCTCCCTCCTGGCGCAGGGCCACACGGACGCCACCGCTGCCCGCAGGCTGGGGGTCTCGCTGCGGACCGTCCGCCGGATGAACGCCGAGCTGACCGCCCGTATGGACGCCCGCAGCCGCTTCCAGGCCGGAGCGGAGGCGGCCCGCCGGGGCTGGATCTGA
- a CDS encoding arsenical-resistance protein, protein MSTGPAGVVAGRLSFLDRFLTVWILVAMAAGLGLGRLVPGLGDALAKVTVTGVSLPIALGLLVMMYPVLAKVRYDRLGTVTRDRRLLIPSLVLNWVVGPALMFALAWIFLPDLPEYRTGLIIVGLARCIAMVIIWNDLARGDREAAAVLVALNSVFQVVAFGLLGWFYLSLLPGWLGLEQAALDVSVWEIARSVLIFLGIPLVAGFLTRRLGERAKGRTWYETRLIPRIGPFALYGLLFTIVVLFALQGEAVTSKPFDVVRIAVPLLVYFVLMWAGSMAVGRAVGLDHPKATTLAFTAAGNNFELAIAVAIATFGATSGQALAGVVGPLVEVPVLIGLVHVALAARRFFPRPAPTAGPALSPESSAHV, encoded by the coding sequence ATGAGCACCGGGCCCGCCGGGGTCGTCGCCGGGCGGTTGTCCTTCCTGGACCGCTTCCTGACCGTGTGGATTCTCGTCGCGATGGCCGCCGGCCTCGGTCTGGGCCGCCTCGTGCCCGGGCTGGGGGACGCGCTCGCGAAGGTCACTGTCACCGGCGTCTCGCTGCCGATCGCGCTCGGCCTGCTCGTGATGATGTACCCGGTGCTCGCCAAGGTCCGCTACGACCGCCTCGGCACCGTCACCCGTGACCGGCGCCTGCTGATCCCGTCCCTGGTCCTGAACTGGGTCGTCGGCCCGGCCCTGATGTTCGCGCTGGCCTGGATCTTCCTGCCGGACCTGCCCGAATACCGCACCGGCCTGATCATCGTCGGCCTCGCCCGCTGCATCGCCATGGTGATCATCTGGAATGACCTCGCCCGCGGTGACCGCGAGGCCGCCGCCGTCCTGGTCGCCCTGAACTCCGTGTTCCAGGTGGTCGCGTTCGGCCTGCTCGGCTGGTTCTACCTCTCGCTGCTCCCCGGCTGGCTCGGCCTGGAACAGGCCGCGCTCGACGTGTCCGTGTGGGAGATCGCGCGCAGCGTGCTGATCTTCCTCGGCATCCCGCTGGTGGCGGGGTTCCTCACCCGCCGCCTGGGCGAGAGGGCCAAGGGGCGCACCTGGTACGAGACGCGGCTGATCCCCCGTATCGGGCCGTTCGCCCTGTACGGGCTGCTGTTCACGATCGTGGTGCTGTTCGCCCTCCAGGGCGAGGCCGTCACCTCGAAGCCGTTCGACGTCGTCCGGATCGCGGTGCCGCTGCTGGTGTACTTCGTTCTCATGTGGGCCGGGTCCATGGCCGTCGGCCGCGCCGTGGGGCTCGACCACCCGAAGGCGACCACGCTGGCGTTCACCGCTGCGGGCAACAACTTCGAGCTGGCCATCGCGGTCGCCATCGCCACCTTCGGCGCCACTTCCGGCCAGGCTCTCGCCGGGGTCGTCGGACCTCTCGTTGAAGTCCCCGTTCTCATCGGCCTGGTCCATGTCGCCCTGGCCGCCCGCCGCTTCTTCCCCCGGCCCGCCCCGACGGCCGGACCGGCCCTCTCCCCGGAAAGTTCCGCCCATGTCTGA
- a CDS encoding sugar transferase yields the protein MIIPNHNYEKTLRACLESVFAQTLRPLDVVVVDDASTDSSRDIAREFPCVLVARPDNGGVSAARNLGVAASRGEVLFFLDSDIALAPDAIENAVALLGADPETGCVHGVLDPEPLYDDGPVEVYHCLHAHFWRRRSAGIVGTAFFALAAIERRVFEATGPFDENLRDSEDVEYSDRLAATHRIRLSERVTGRHDDVDRLLPMLAEQYRRSQLLVPVAAVERRRGGGLRANRTRGVLAAALVPATLPLALLTPWLLAVPLACALAFALADVELSRFVARREGWPFLLRFTALHFAVHLALVLGAVHGGVRWLVDPGFGPSVRRRRDRPSAVVAP from the coding sequence GTGATCATCCCGAACCACAACTACGAGAAGACCCTGCGGGCCTGTCTGGAATCCGTCTTCGCCCAGACCCTGCGCCCGCTGGACGTGGTGGTCGTGGACGACGCCAGCACCGACTCCTCCCGCGACATCGCCCGGGAGTTCCCCTGCGTCCTGGTGGCCCGCCCCGACAACGGGGGCGTCTCCGCCGCCCGCAACCTCGGCGTCGCCGCGTCGCGCGGCGAGGTCCTGTTCTTCCTCGACTCCGACATCGCGCTGGCCCCCGACGCGATCGAGAACGCGGTCGCCCTGCTGGGCGCCGACCCGGAGACCGGCTGCGTCCACGGCGTGCTCGACCCCGAACCGCTCTACGACGACGGGCCGGTGGAGGTCTACCACTGCCTGCACGCCCACTTCTGGCGCCGCCGCAGCGCCGGGATCGTCGGCACCGCCTTCTTCGCCCTGGCCGCGATCGAACGCCGTGTCTTCGAAGCCACCGGGCCCTTCGACGAGAACCTGCGGGACTCCGAGGACGTCGAGTACAGCGACCGCCTCGCCGCCACCCACCGCATCCGCCTCAGCGAGCGGGTGACCGGCCGCCACGACGACGTGGACCGGCTGCTCCCGATGCTCGCCGAGCAGTACCGCCGCTCCCAGCTGCTCGTCCCGGTCGCCGCCGTCGAGCGCCGCCGGGGCGGCGGGCTCCGGGCCAACCGCACCCGCGGGGTCCTGGCCGCCGCCCTGGTCCCCGCCACGCTCCCGCTCGCGCTGCTGACGCCCTGGCTGCTCGCGGTGCCCCTGGCCTGCGCGCTGGCCTTCGCCCTGGCGGACGTGGAGCTCTCCCGCTTCGTGGCCCGCCGCGAGGGGTGGCCCTTCCTCCTCCGCTTCACCGCCCTGCACTTCGCGGTGCACCTGGCCCTGGTCCTCGGCGCGGTCCACGGGGGCGTCCGCTGGCTGGTGGACCCGGGCTTCGGCCCCTCCGTCCGACGCCGCCGGGACCGGCCGTCGGCCGTGGTCGCGCCATGA
- a CDS encoding phosphotyrosine protein phosphatase, with translation MSEPRPSVPRPSVLFVCVHNAGRSQMAAAFLAHLSRGEVEVRSAGSAPADAVNPAAVRVMAEVGIDLSAETPKVLTADAVRASDVVITMGCGDTCPVFPGKRYLDWQLDDPAGLGVEAVRPVRDEIERRVRGLLAELLPEHA, from the coding sequence ATGTCTGAGCCCAGGCCGTCCGTGCCCAGGCCGTCCGTACTGTTCGTGTGCGTCCACAACGCCGGCCGTTCGCAGATGGCCGCCGCCTTCCTCGCCCACCTCTCCCGGGGTGAGGTCGAGGTCCGCTCCGCCGGGTCCGCACCGGCCGACGCCGTGAACCCGGCCGCCGTGCGGGTGATGGCGGAGGTGGGTATCGACCTGTCCGCCGAGACGCCGAAGGTCCTGACCGCCGACGCCGTACGGGCGTCGGACGTCGTGATCACCATGGGCTGCGGCGACACCTGCCCCGTCTTCCCGGGCAAGCGCTACCTCGACTGGCAGCTCGACGACCCGGCCGGGCTCGGTGTCGAGGCCGTGCGGCCCGTCCGCGACGAGATCGAACGGCGCGTTCGCGGCCTGCTCGCCGAGCTGCTGCCCGAACACGCCTGA
- a CDS encoding aspartate aminotransferase family protein — MTTDATPPPSDTTPPATGLPPLITVDECEEMPLRRVHDLYRSHVNKSQVSLMTSFGFGRELVSHAEGSWIHTRDGRRVLDFTGGVGVLNHGHNHPRILAARRRFQEQRRMEVHKTYFSPYIAALGHNLAQLLPGDLNMSFFPNSGAEAVEGAVKLAYKYHGGKRQQILHADISFHGKLLGSGSLTGSAQSTFAFPGIPGVSAFRYGDLDSVRESVAAARDAKGRCDVYAILIEPFSASTMTECSEEFLRGLRELCTAEDIVLIFDEIYTGWGKTGSLFHFMRHPGLVPDVVTTSKSFGGGKSSISAFVAREPVFRQAYDSLGDAMLQSTSTTYYGFGEETATALEAVNIAVEDDYPARARAIERVLAPGLERLRKQYPDIIADVRGAGALYGIFLDGGPRMLDLAAKLAPGGLARDPLLRTKVITCAVVNAMYQEHDVYMYYTLNGRSPLVAAPSLVAGPEEVEIFLDAFDKTLARGMNRLLAAFLKDKAVSRWAA, encoded by the coding sequence ATGACCACCGACGCAACACCCCCGCCCTCCGACACCACGCCCCCGGCCACCGGTCTGCCACCGCTGATCACCGTGGACGAGTGCGAGGAGATGCCGCTGCGCCGGGTGCACGACCTCTATCGGTCGCACGTCAACAAGAGCCAGGTCTCCCTGATGACGTCCTTCGGCTTCGGCCGGGAGCTCGTCAGCCACGCCGAGGGCTCCTGGATACACACCCGCGACGGCCGCCGCGTCCTCGACTTCACCGGGGGCGTCGGCGTCCTCAACCACGGCCACAACCACCCCCGCATCCTCGCCGCCCGCCGCCGCTTCCAGGAGCAGCGCCGGATGGAGGTGCACAAGACCTACTTCTCGCCCTACATCGCGGCCCTCGGCCACAACCTCGCCCAGCTCCTCCCCGGCGACCTGAACATGTCGTTCTTCCCCAACTCGGGCGCGGAGGCGGTCGAGGGCGCGGTGAAACTCGCGTACAAGTACCACGGAGGCAAGCGGCAGCAGATCCTGCACGCCGACATCAGCTTCCACGGCAAGCTGCTGGGCTCCGGCAGCCTCACCGGCAGCGCCCAGAGCACCTTCGCCTTCCCCGGCATCCCCGGAGTCTCCGCCTTCCGCTACGGCGACCTCGACTCCGTGCGCGAGAGCGTCGCGGCGGCCCGGGACGCCAAGGGGCGCTGCGATGTGTACGCGATCCTCATCGAACCCTTCTCCGCCTCGACCATGACGGAGTGCTCCGAGGAGTTCCTGCGCGGGCTGCGGGAGCTGTGCACCGCCGAGGACATCGTGCTGATCTTCGACGAGATCTACACCGGCTGGGGCAAGACCGGCAGCCTCTTCCACTTCATGCGCCACCCCGGGCTCGTCCCGGACGTCGTGACCACCTCGAAGTCGTTCGGCGGCGGCAAGTCCTCCATCTCCGCCTTCGTCGCCCGCGAACCCGTCTTCCGCCAGGCGTACGACAGCCTCGGCGACGCGATGCTCCAGTCGACCAGCACCACCTACTACGGCTTCGGCGAGGAGACCGCCACCGCGCTGGAGGCCGTCAACATCGCGGTGGAGGACGACTATCCGGCCCGCGCCCGCGCCATCGAACGCGTCCTCGCCCCGGGCCTGGAGCGGTTGCGCAAGCAGTACCCCGACATCATCGCGGACGTCCGGGGCGCCGGAGCGCTGTACGGGATCTTCCTCGACGGCGGCCCCCGGATGCTCGACCTCGCCGCCAAGCTCGCCCCCGGAGGGCTGGCGCGCGACCCCCTTCTGCGGACGAAGGTCATCACCTGCGCGGTCGTCAACGCGATGTACCAGGAGCACGACGTGTACATGTACTACACGCTCAACGGGCGCAGCCCCCTCGTCGCGGCGCCCTCCCTGGTCGCCGGGCCCGAAGAGGTGGAGATCTTCCTCGACGCCTTCGACAAGACCCTCGCCCGGGGCATGAACCGGCTCCTCGCCGCGTTCCTGAAGGACAAGGCGGTGTCCCGATGGGCCGCCTGA
- a CDS encoding carbon starvation protein A, protein MPESPTPAPPVPSAPGRRTLTPKSIAVWSLVALAGAAGWATLALSRGEEVSAAWMLAAALGSYAIAYRFYSRFIANRVLKADKNRATPAERLDNGVDFHPTDRRVLFGHHFAAIAGAGPLVGPVLAAQMGYLPGTIWLVVGVIFAGAVQDMVTLFFSTRRNGRSLGQMARDEIGPVGGIAALVAVFIIMIILLAVLALVIVNALAHSPWGVFSIGMTIPIALFMGVYLRILRPGRVSEVSFIGVALLLLAIVAGGWVAESSWADFFTLEPGTLVIWMIVYGFLASVLPVWLLLAPRDYLSTFMKIGTIVLLALGVVVALPTLKMPAVTDFASSGSGPVFAGSMFPFVFITIACGALSGFHSLVSSGTTPKMVQKETQIRVIGYGAMLVESFVAIMAMIAACIIDPGLYFAINAPVGVIGDSVQSASEAVANFGFTITPDALAQAAKDVEEASLLSRTGGAPTFALGMAEIFSAVIGGTAMKAFWYHFAIMFEALFILTTVDAGTRVGRFMLQDMLGNAYKPFREVSWKPGVWFASAVVVGGWGYFLWVGVHDPLGGINQLFPLFGIANQLLAAVALAVCTTLLVKSGRLKWAWVTAVPLAWDVAVTLTASWQKIFSPDVKVGFFAQRDKYQAGIDAGEVLAPAKSMDDMRTIVTNSTVDGVLCAVFALLIIVVLVDAGRVCYKAIRDPESVKLHETPFVQSKFVAPASLIATKEEKAELAAAGVGPEGGLRKEETAGTGSRS, encoded by the coding sequence ATGCCGGAATCGCCCACACCAGCACCACCGGTTCCATCAGCACCGGGGCGCCGGACCCTGACCCCGAAGTCCATAGCGGTCTGGAGCCTGGTGGCCCTGGCCGGCGCCGCGGGCTGGGCCACCCTCGCGCTCTCGCGGGGTGAGGAGGTCTCCGCCGCCTGGATGCTGGCGGCGGCGCTGGGCTCGTACGCCATCGCGTACCGCTTCTACTCCCGGTTCATCGCCAACCGGGTACTGAAGGCGGACAAGAACCGCGCGACCCCGGCCGAACGGCTGGACAACGGTGTCGACTTCCACCCCACCGACCGCCGGGTCCTGTTCGGCCACCACTTCGCCGCCATCGCGGGGGCGGGTCCGCTGGTCGGCCCCGTGCTCGCCGCCCAGATGGGCTATCTGCCCGGCACGATCTGGCTGGTCGTCGGCGTCATCTTCGCCGGGGCCGTCCAGGACATGGTGACGCTGTTCTTCTCGACCCGCCGCAACGGCCGTTCGCTCGGCCAGATGGCGCGCGACGAGATCGGGCCGGTCGGCGGGATCGCCGCCCTGGTCGCCGTCTTCATCATCATGATCATCCTGCTCGCGGTCCTCGCGCTGGTCATCGTGAACGCGCTGGCCCACTCTCCGTGGGGCGTCTTCTCCATTGGTATGACGATCCCGATCGCCCTCTTTATGGGCGTCTATCTGCGCATCCTGCGGCCCGGCAGGGTCAGCGAGGTTTCCTTCATCGGCGTCGCGCTGCTGCTGCTCGCGATCGTCGCGGGCGGCTGGGTCGCCGAGTCGTCGTGGGCGGACTTCTTCACGCTGGAGCCGGGCACGCTGGTCATCTGGATGATCGTGTACGGGTTCCTCGCCTCAGTGCTGCCCGTGTGGCTGCTGCTGGCCCCGCGCGACTACCTCTCCACCTTCATGAAGATCGGCACGATCGTCCTGCTGGCCCTCGGCGTGGTCGTCGCCCTGCCGACGCTGAAGATGCCCGCCGTCACCGACTTCGCCTCCAGCGGATCGGGCCCGGTCTTCGCCGGTTCGATGTTCCCGTTCGTCTTCATCACCATCGCCTGCGGCGCGCTCTCCGGCTTCCACTCCCTGGTCTCCTCGGGCACCACCCCGAAGATGGTCCAGAAGGAGACGCAGATCCGGGTGATCGGCTATGGCGCGATGCTGGTCGAGTCGTTCGTGGCGATCATGGCGATGATCGCGGCCTGCATCATCGACCCCGGTCTCTACTTCGCCATCAACGCGCCCGTCGGCGTGATCGGTGACAGCGTCCAGTCCGCCTCCGAGGCCGTCGCCAACTTCGGCTTCACCATCACCCCCGACGCCCTGGCCCAGGCCGCGAAGGACGTCGAGGAGGCGAGCCTCCTCTCCCGGACGGGTGGCGCGCCCACGTTCGCGCTCGGCATGGCGGAGATCTTCTCCGCGGTGATCGGCGGGACCGCGATGAAGGCGTTCTGGTACCACTTCGCCATCATGTTCGAGGCCCTCTTCATCCTCACCACCGTGGACGCGGGCACCCGGGTCGGCCGCTTCATGCTCCAGGACATGCTGGGCAACGCCTACAAGCCGTTCCGCGAGGTCAGCTGGAAGCCGGGCGTCTGGTTCGCCAGTGCCGTCGTGGTCGGCGGCTGGGGCTACTTCCTCTGGGTCGGGGTGCACGACCCGCTGGGCGGCATCAACCAGCTCTTCCCGCTCTTCGGCATCGCCAACCAGCTGCTGGCCGCCGTCGCGCTCGCCGTCTGCACCACGCTGCTGGTGAAGTCGGGGCGGCTGAAGTGGGCCTGGGTCACCGCCGTACCGCTCGCCTGGGACGTGGCGGTCACCCTCACCGCGAGCTGGCAGAAGATCTTCTCCCCGGACGTGAAGGTCGGCTTCTTCGCCCAGCGCGACAAGTACCAGGCGGGCATCGACGCGGGCGAGGTGCTGGCACCGGCCAAGTCCATGGACGACATGCGGACGATCGTCACCAACTCCACCGTCGACGGGGTGCTGTGCGCGGTCTTCGCGCTCCTCATCATCGTCGTGCTCGTGGACGCGGGCCGGGTCTGCTACAAGGCCATCCGCGACCCGGAGAGCGTCAAGCTCCACGAGACGCCCTTCGTGCAGTCGAAGTTCGTCGCCCCGGCCTCGCTCATCGCGACCAAGGAGGAGAAGGCCGAACTGGCCGCCGCCGGAGTCGGCCCCGAGGGCGGCCTCCGCAAGGAGGAGACCGCGGGGACGGGGAGCCGGTCATGA
- a CDS encoding ribonucleoside-diphosphate reductase, with protein sequence MPVMSTTNEEKNLLDPGFELTLRPMRYPDFYERYRDAIKNTWTVEEVDLHSDVADLAKLSPGEQHMIGRLVAFFATGDSIVSNNLVLTLYKHINSPEARLYLSRQLFEEAVHVQFYLTLLDTYLPDPDDRAAAFDAVEEIPSIREKAQFCFKWMDSVEKIERLETKADRRRFLLNLICFAACIEGLFFYGAFAYVYWFRSRGLLHGLATGTNWVFRDETMHMNFAFEVVDTVRKEEPDLFDDELQQQVTDMLKEAVEAELQFGRDLCGEGLPGMNTESMRQYLECVADQRLARLGFPTVYGSENPFSFMELQGVQELTNFFERRPSAYQVAVEGSVGFDDDF encoded by the coding sequence ATGCCAGTAATGAGCACCACGAACGAAGAGAAGAACCTGCTCGACCCGGGATTCGAGCTGACCCTGCGTCCCATGCGCTACCCGGACTTCTACGAGCGCTACCGGGACGCGATCAAGAACACCTGGACCGTCGAGGAGGTCGACCTCCACTCGGACGTCGCCGACCTCGCGAAGCTGTCGCCGGGTGAGCAGCACATGATCGGCCGCCTGGTCGCCTTCTTCGCGACCGGTGACTCGATCGTCTCGAACAACCTCGTGCTGACGCTGTACAAGCACATCAACTCCCCCGAGGCGCGGCTGTACCTGTCGCGGCAGCTGTTCGAGGAGGCCGTGCACGTCCAGTTCTATCTGACGCTGCTGGACACCTACCTGCCCGACCCGGACGACCGGGCGGCGGCGTTCGACGCGGTCGAGGAGATCCCCTCGATCCGTGAGAAGGCCCAGTTCTGCTTCAAGTGGATGGACTCGGTCGAGAAGATCGAGCGCCTGGAGACGAAGGCCGACCGCCGCCGCTTCCTGCTGAACCTGATCTGCTTCGCGGCCTGCATCGAGGGGCTGTTCTTCTACGGCGCCTTCGCCTACGTGTACTGGTTCCGCTCGCGCGGCCTGCTGCACGGCCTCGCCACGGGCACCAACTGGGTGTTCCGTGACGAGACGATGCACATGAACTTCGCGTTCGAGGTCGTGGACACCGTCCGCAAGGAGGAGCCGGACCTCTTCGACGACGAGCTCCAGCAGCAGGTCACCGACATGCTGAAGGAGGCCGTCGAGGCGGAGCTCCAGTTCGGCCGCGACCTGTGCGGCGAGGGCCTGCCGGGCATGAACACGGAGTCGATGCGCCAGTACCTGGAGTGCGTCGCCGACCAGCGGCTCGCTCGCCTGGGCTTCCCGACGGTGTACGGCTCCGAGAACCCGTTCTCGTTCATGGAGCTCCAGGGCGTCCAGGAGCTGACGAACTTCTTCGAGCGCCGCCCGTCCGCGTACCAGGTGGCGGTGGAGGGCTCGGTCGGGTTCGACGACGACTTCTAG